aattggatgtgatgtggattgagaatgtttgaatgtagttgaagtgaatgggatggtgctgtgaattgatgtgataatgcaatgtgattcggccacaatggatggcaccgagtgtgaatgtacaatgatgatgagaattgagttgagagctagtgacttgataggaagttgtagtgtgagttgtgaagtggttgcaagcattcctagtctcacaatcagtcgatctgtactgttcagtggagaatgaactgagatacgtgtagcattcaatatgctccatgctcgatgatttgattagccaggatttactgaccagtgagatgttgcagcacactcgt
This DNA window, taken from Schistosoma mansoni, WGS project CABG00000000 data, supercontig 1469, strain Puerto Rico, whole genome shotgun sequence, encodes the following:
- a CDS encoding XP_018644817.1 yields the protein MEHIECYTYLSSFSTEQYRSTDCETRNACNHFTTHTTTSYQVTSSQLNSHHHCTFTLGAIHCGRITLHYHINSQHHPIHFNYIQTFSIHITSNSLHSTPLQTNQLNTN